A window from Sphingopyxis alaskensis RB2256 encodes these proteins:
- the fliL gene encoding flagellar basal body-associated FliL family protein: MTKDKTETEPKKKGKFKKLLLVGVAAVALIGAGAGAGIYFGALSAHEAKPEDHYPKLVLRSTDAPEPAAEGEDKEAPLKVGTVSVPNDRFKVDPRKYEITYYPISDSFTTNLADGSGFLQVGISLSTFYDGKVINNIKRQAVPIRSVVLMVLAEQDPASLSTSQGKQRLQRQLTAAINDVLREKEGFGGIDNVYFTSLVIQ, from the coding sequence ATGACCAAGGACAAGACCGAAACCGAGCCCAAGAAGAAGGGCAAGTTCAAGAAGCTGCTGCTGGTTGGCGTGGCCGCGGTCGCGCTGATCGGCGCGGGCGCGGGCGCGGGCATCTATTTCGGTGCATTGTCGGCGCACGAGGCCAAGCCCGAGGATCATTATCCCAAGCTCGTCCTTCGCAGCACCGATGCGCCCGAACCCGCCGCCGAGGGCGAAGACAAGGAAGCGCCGCTGAAGGTCGGCACCGTGTCGGTGCCCAACGACCGCTTCAAGGTCGATCCGCGCAAATATGAAATCACCTATTATCCGATCAGCGACAGTTTCACGACGAACCTCGCCGACGGATCGGGCTTCCTTCAGGTGGGTATCAGCCTTTCGACCTTCTATGACGGCAAGGTTATCAATAATATCAAACGGCAGGCGGTGCCCATCCGCTCGGTCGTGCTTATGGTCCTCGCCGAACAGGATCCGGCCTCGCTCTCCACATCGCAGGGGAAACAGCGGCTGCAACGCCAGTTGACCGCCGCGATCAACGATGTGCTGCGCGAGAAGGAAGGATTTGGGGGTATCGACAATGTCTATTTCACGAGCCTGGTGATCCAGTGA
- a CDS encoding FliH/SctL family protein yields the protein MSDLAAETGFAPVSLADAMARRSGFRPLSFARAAETTAPAPEPSADDSEDDPFARGLAEGQRIAEAAHTAERHQLLALLASAEALQDEPSEELAQLIAETVERLVRQIVAAAPIDAEWLRRQAETAAALVADADKARTLWVHPDDAALLADCPLTLAVQSDPAMMRGTIRLETSTGWIEHGRAVYLDELRAALGEGTAT from the coding sequence ATGTCTGACCTCGCCGCCGAAACGGGCTTTGCCCCTGTCAGCCTGGCCGACGCGATGGCGCGGCGCAGCGGCTTTCGCCCGCTGTCCTTCGCCCGCGCCGCTGAAACCACGGCGCCCGCGCCCGAACCGTCGGCCGATGACAGCGAGGACGATCCCTTCGCGCGCGGCCTCGCCGAAGGACAGCGTATCGCCGAAGCGGCCCACACCGCCGAACGGCACCAGCTGCTCGCGCTGCTTGCGAGCGCCGAGGCGTTGCAGGACGAGCCGAGCGAGGAACTGGCGCAGCTGATCGCCGAAACGGTCGAGCGGCTGGTGCGCCAGATCGTCGCCGCCGCCCCGATCGACGCCGAATGGCTGCGTCGGCAGGCCGAAACCGCTGCGGCATTGGTCGCCGACGCCGACAAGGCGCGCACCCTGTGGGTGCATCCCGACGATGCCGCGCTGCTCGCCGATTGCCCGCTGACGCTCGCCGTCCAGAGCGACCCCGCGATGATGCGCGGCACCATCCGCCTCGAAACCTCGACCGGCTGGATCGAGCATGGCCGCGCCGTCTATCTCGACGAACTGCGCGCCGCGCTCGGCGAAGGCACCGCCACATGA
- a CDS encoding flagellar biosynthetic protein FliQ yields METDYFIGMAQQSLWILALASAPLLLPVLIVGVLLGMVQAATSINEQTLTFVPKLIVAAICLAIFGGSILVLLTDFTRDLFAQIPALVR; encoded by the coding sequence ATGGAAACCGACTATTTCATTGGCATGGCGCAGCAATCCTTGTGGATTCTTGCGCTCGCATCGGCGCCGCTGCTGCTGCCCGTGCTCATCGTCGGGGTGCTGCTCGGCATGGTGCAGGCGGCGACGTCGATCAACGAACAGACGCTGACCTTCGTGCCCAAGCTGATCGTCGCGGCGATCTGCCTCGCGATCTTCGGCGGCAGCATCCTCGTCCTGCTCACCGATTTCACGCGCGACCTGTTCGCGCAGATTCCGGCACTCGTCCGCTAG
- a CDS encoding FliM/FliN family flagellar motor switch protein, protein MTASAKSVKAVKAPAARAAEPADGKASLLLRRAAASYAFPALESVANQFARSLRDLVRALGAPGVQVERSGAEQLSFAEWSGAAAPAIFWRYHAPPLKGPLLIAAARPLLLQLVDIFYGGRGQLGGEREELTDAEDRFAARLGRDIGMQIAAAWRDKLVIEPELDCVTGDPAKLAAVRADDELFVQRFTLRGAPLDGRTIACAYPVAALRGIAGDELLPDMQGGNGGDPAWTGALDKALRGVRLPVRSVLARPEISLVKLLALEVGDIIPLSMPRHVPVTVAGRSFAFGSIGEANGNAAILIDHIEKGPDHD, encoded by the coding sequence GTGACCGCCAGTGCCAAAAGCGTCAAGGCGGTGAAGGCCCCCGCCGCGCGCGCCGCCGAGCCTGCGGACGGCAAGGCATCGCTGCTGCTGCGCCGCGCCGCCGCGAGCTATGCTTTCCCCGCGCTCGAAAGCGTCGCGAACCAGTTCGCACGCAGCTTGCGCGATCTCGTCCGCGCACTCGGCGCGCCGGGAGTGCAGGTCGAACGCTCGGGCGCCGAACAGCTGAGCTTTGCCGAATGGAGCGGCGCCGCAGCACCCGCGATCTTCTGGCGCTATCACGCGCCGCCGCTCAAGGGGCCGCTGCTGATCGCCGCGGCGCGGCCGCTGCTCCTCCAGCTCGTCGACATCTTCTATGGCGGGCGAGGCCAGCTTGGCGGCGAGCGCGAGGAACTGACCGACGCAGAGGACCGTTTTGCCGCGCGCCTCGGCCGCGACATCGGGATGCAGATCGCCGCCGCGTGGCGCGACAAGCTGGTCATCGAGCCCGAGCTCGACTGCGTCACCGGCGATCCCGCCAAGCTCGCCGCGGTGCGTGCCGACGACGAATTGTTCGTTCAGCGCTTCACGCTGCGCGGCGCGCCGCTCGACGGGCGCACGATCGCCTGCGCCTATCCGGTCGCGGCGCTGCGCGGAATCGCGGGCGACGAACTGCTGCCCGACATGCAGGGCGGAAACGGCGGCGACCCGGCGTGGACGGGCGCGCTCGACAAGGCGCTGCGCGGCGTCCGCCTGCCCGTCCGTTCGGTGCTCGCGCGGCCCGAAATCAGCCTCGTCAAGCTCCTCGCGCTCGAGGTCGGCGACATCATCCCGCTGTCGATGCCGCGCCATGTGCCGGTGACGGTCGCCGGGCGCAGCTTCGCTTTCGGAAGCATCGGCGAAGCCAATGGCAACGCCGCCATCCTGATTGACCATATCGAAAAAGGACCCGACCATGACTGA
- the fliR gene encoding flagellar biosynthetic protein FliR: MNPADIPNVEAMLQLWMLGMIRPGAAFIAAPVFGAANVPVQLRLVIALAVGVPAVAASGMVLPAEGIVSVPGIFFIVGEVVIGLAIGFVLQMGLAAALLAGEVISNAMGLGFASMVDPLSGASSSAIGQFLAMLATALFLAADGHLLLIDIVVDSYTALPPGNAFPSWDALGGVIRFGSLMFAAALTIALPVGFVLILVQIIMGVIGRSAPALNLFAVGIPATLLAGIVLLGVATPAMAEAIIRILSDALDAARMVAGV; this comes from the coding sequence ATGAACCCCGCCGACATCCCCAATGTCGAGGCGATGCTCCAGCTGTGGATGCTGGGGATGATCCGCCCCGGCGCCGCCTTCATCGCCGCACCCGTGTTCGGCGCCGCCAATGTGCCGGTGCAGCTCAGGCTTGTCATCGCGCTTGCGGTCGGCGTGCCCGCGGTCGCGGCGTCGGGCATGGTGCTGCCCGCCGAAGGGATCGTGTCGGTGCCGGGCATCTTCTTCATCGTCGGCGAGGTGGTGATCGGTCTCGCGATCGGCTTCGTGCTCCAGATGGGGCTCGCCGCCGCGCTGCTCGCGGGCGAAGTCATCAGCAATGCGATGGGCCTCGGCTTCGCGTCGATGGTCGATCCCTTGAGCGGCGCGTCGAGTTCGGCGATCGGCCAGTTCCTCGCGATGCTCGCGACCGCGCTCTTTCTCGCCGCCGACGGCCACCTCCTCCTCATCGACATCGTCGTGGACAGCTACACCGCCCTCCCCCCCGGCAACGCCTTTCCGTCGTGGGACGCGCTCGGCGGCGTCATCCGCTTCGGCAGCCTGATGTTCGCCGCCGCGCTGACGATCGCGCTGCCCGTCGGTTTCGTGCTGATCCTCGTCCAGATCATCATGGGCGTGATCGGCCGCTCGGCGCCCGCGCTCAACCTGTTCGCGGTCGGCATCCCCGCGACGCTGCTCGCCGGCATCGTCCTGCTGGGCGTCGCGACGCCCGCGATGGCCGAAGCGATCATCCGCATCCTGTCCGACGCGCTCGACGCCGCGCGCATGGTCGCAGGCGTCTGA
- a CDS encoding flagellar biosynthetic protein FliO, whose product MLEYILRLALLLPLVGAMAWGSLWLWKRVQMGVPLVGGNAKPRAVEMVDVLPLGPGSKLAVVEFAGQRILVAVSRNGITRIADDAQGDFHVD is encoded by the coding sequence ATGCTCGAATATATCCTTCGCTTGGCTCTCCTGCTGCCGCTGGTCGGGGCGATGGCGTGGGGCAGCCTGTGGCTGTGGAAGCGCGTCCAGATGGGCGTGCCGCTCGTCGGCGGCAATGCGAAGCCGCGTGCGGTCGAGATGGTCGATGTGCTGCCGCTCGGCCCCGGATCGAAACTCGCGGTCGTCGAGTTCGCCGGGCAGCGCATCCTCGTCGCCGTGTCACGGAACGGCATCACGCGGATCGCCGACGACGCGCAGGGGGATTTCCATGTCGATTGA
- the fliE gene encoding flagellar hook-basal body complex protein FliE produces MSTIDQSRLLQMRSSILNQNQALQRAAGRGGIDGGAGAVDGSAGAPDFGAAINHALQQVNAQQAKASEISEAYERGDTHDIVSVMIERQKASLGFETTLQVRNKLLSAYRDIMNMPV; encoded by the coding sequence ATGAGCACGATTGACCAGAGCCGGCTGTTGCAGATGCGCAGTTCGATCCTCAATCAGAATCAGGCGCTGCAACGCGCCGCGGGGCGGGGCGGGATCGACGGCGGCGCAGGCGCTGTCGACGGCAGCGCGGGCGCTCCCGATTTCGGCGCCGCGATCAACCATGCGCTGCAACAGGTCAACGCCCAGCAAGCAAAGGCGAGCGAAATCAGCGAAGCCTATGAGCGCGGCGACACGCACGACATCGTCAGCGTGATGATCGAGCGGCAGAAGGCCTCGCTCGGTTTCGAAACGACGCTGCAGGTCCGCAACAAGCTGCTCTCCGCCTATCGCGACATCATGAACATGCCGGTGTAA
- the fliN gene encoding flagellar motor switch protein FliN: protein MTDVADAPKAARADRRDKSIAAAPNFDLLAGVSLRVSVEVGSTSMTLAELLALGEGSVIELDRAATDLLDIYANGTLIAKGEIVSVDGRYGIQVAEVVAPARGLEGFERRA from the coding sequence ATGACTGACGTAGCCGACGCGCCAAAGGCGGCGCGCGCCGACCGGCGCGACAAGAGCATCGCCGCCGCGCCCAATTTCGACCTGCTCGCCGGCGTTTCACTGCGCGTGTCGGTCGAGGTCGGGTCGACCTCGATGACGCTCGCCGAACTGCTTGCGCTGGGCGAAGGCAGCGTGATCGAGCTTGATCGCGCCGCGACCGACCTGCTCGACATCTATGCCAATGGCACATTGATCGCGAAGGGCGAGATCGTCAGCGTCGATGGCCGCTACGGCATCCAGGTCGCCGAAGTCGTCGCGCCCGCGCGCGGCCTCGAAGGTTTCGAGCGGAGAGCCTGA
- the fliG gene encoding flagellar motor switch protein FliG: protein MPDAAELDAAPQKPAIDGSAAAAILLMLLDESEAATILKHLGPEEVRQLAKAMFDTANASEQEIGLALEQFVMRSRDVSALAIGADTRIRTVVTQAVGNVRADNILAAVAPQRSAASLEMLRWMDVDAISALLASEHPQVGALILSVLVPDVAARAIETLDEVLQADLVLRAAMLTSVPAAAIEDLEAVLASANVDGQRVAKQAIGGPSDVAKIMKKMPKQLSERTLRSLKKHDRILAQTIEEEMFIFENLRDLDKKSLSSVLRSVDAAQLAIALKGADEDMVDMCLATMSQRAAETIRDEMAEMTMVKRADVEDAQKSVMQIVRQMAANGEIMIAGGGDDYV from the coding sequence GTGCCTGATGCCGCCGAACTCGACGCCGCGCCCCAGAAGCCCGCGATCGACGGATCGGCGGCCGCGGCGATCCTGCTGATGCTGCTCGACGAGAGCGAGGCCGCGACGATCCTGAAGCATCTCGGCCCCGAAGAAGTGCGCCAGCTGGCGAAAGCGATGTTCGACACCGCCAACGCCAGCGAGCAGGAGATCGGACTGGCGCTCGAACAGTTCGTGATGCGCAGCCGCGACGTCAGCGCGCTCGCGATCGGCGCCGACACGCGCATCCGCACGGTGGTGACGCAGGCGGTCGGCAACGTCCGCGCCGACAATATCCTGGCCGCCGTCGCGCCGCAACGCAGCGCCGCCTCGCTCGAAATGCTGCGCTGGATGGACGTCGATGCGATCAGCGCGCTGCTTGCCAGCGAGCATCCGCAGGTCGGCGCGCTCATTCTCTCGGTGCTCGTCCCCGACGTCGCCGCGCGCGCGATCGAGACGCTCGACGAAGTTCTGCAGGCCGATCTCGTGCTGCGCGCCGCAATGCTGACCTCTGTCCCGGCCGCCGCGATCGAGGATCTGGAGGCGGTGCTCGCGAGCGCCAATGTCGACGGCCAGCGCGTCGCCAAGCAGGCGATCGGCGGGCCAAGCGACGTCGCCAAGATCATGAAGAAGATGCCGAAGCAGCTCAGCGAACGCACGCTGCGTTCGCTCAAGAAGCACGACCGCATCCTCGCGCAGACGATCGAGGAAGAGATGTTCATCTTCGAAAATCTCCGCGACCTCGACAAGAAGAGCCTCAGCAGCGTGCTGCGCTCGGTCGATGCGGCACAGCTCGCGATCGCACTCAAGGGCGCCGACGAGGATATGGTCGACATGTGCCTCGCCACCATGTCGCAGCGCGCCGCCGAAACCATCCGCGACGAGATGGCCGAAATGACGATGGTCAAGCGCGCCGACGTCGAGGATGCGCAAAAGAGCGTGATGCAGATCGTCCGCCAGATGGCGGCGAATGGCGAAATCATGATCGCGGGCGGGGGCGACGATTATGTCTGA
- a CDS encoding FliI/YscN family ATPase, protein MTRRLTLSAQQLLGGIDLADASPRRIGTLVAHEGIMLEVSGFPQPLGSNVRIRSADNDYVYGEVVGFRGHRSLVLPFDTNKPLVTGAPVEPHGASSMVPVGKALLGRIMDAQGNPLDGRPAIKSQFQWPLAGRKVNPLRRGRVTRALNMGVRAINGLLTVGEGQRVAIIAGSGVGKSVLMGQMIAGTECDVIVVGLIGERSREVSDFVETKLPPDVRKKSVVVAVPADHPPLLRLRAAMRATAIAEAFRAEGKKVLLLIDSLTRVAHAQREIGLTLGEPPTMKGYPPSVFALIPSLCERAGIDKATGGSVTALYTVLADGGDIDDPVVDSARAIVDGHIILSRQLAEQGVYPAIDVARSLSRTMADSVDADHAAAAARFRQLWSLYEENRDLMLMGAYVAGADPILDEAIARRADQLAFVSQPARAQVDFDTSRQTLIEGYSA, encoded by the coding sequence ATGACGCGCCGCCTCACCCTGTCGGCCCAGCAGTTGCTCGGCGGCATCGACCTCGCCGACGCCAGCCCGCGCCGCATCGGCACGCTCGTCGCGCACGAGGGGATCATGCTCGAAGTGTCGGGCTTCCCCCAGCCGCTCGGCAGCAATGTCCGCATCCGGTCGGCCGACAACGACTATGTCTATGGCGAGGTCGTCGGCTTTCGCGGCCACCGCAGCCTTGTCCTGCCCTTCGACACCAACAAGCCGCTCGTCACCGGTGCCCCCGTCGAGCCGCACGGCGCCTCGTCGATGGTGCCCGTCGGCAAGGCGCTGCTCGGCCGCATCATGGACGCGCAGGGCAACCCGCTCGACGGCCGCCCGGCGATCAAATCGCAGTTCCAGTGGCCGCTCGCCGGGCGCAAGGTCAATCCGCTCCGCCGCGGCCGCGTCACGCGCGCGCTCAACATGGGCGTGCGCGCGATCAACGGCCTGCTCACCGTCGGCGAGGGCCAGCGCGTCGCGATCATCGCGGGGTCGGGCGTCGGCAAGTCGGTGCTGATGGGTCAGATGATCGCCGGTACCGAATGCGACGTCATCGTCGTCGGCCTGATCGGCGAGCGCAGCCGCGAGGTCAGCGATTTCGTCGAAACCAAACTGCCCCCCGACGTGCGCAAGAAATCGGTCGTCGTCGCGGTTCCCGCCGATCACCCGCCCTTGCTCCGCCTGCGCGCCGCGATGCGCGCGACCGCGATCGCAGAGGCCTTTCGCGCCGAGGGCAAGAAGGTGCTGTTGCTGATCGACAGCCTGACGCGCGTTGCCCATGCACAGCGCGAGATCGGCCTCACCCTGGGCGAGCCGCCGACGATGAAGGGCTATCCGCCGTCGGTCTTCGCGCTCATCCCGTCGCTGTGCGAACGCGCGGGCATCGACAAGGCGACCGGCGGCTCGGTCACCGCGCTCTACACCGTGCTCGCCGACGGCGGCGACATCGACGACCCGGTCGTCGACAGCGCGCGCGCGATCGTCGACGGCCATATCATCCTGTCGCGCCAGCTCGCCGAACAGGGCGTCTATCCCGCGATCGACGTCGCACGCTCGCTGTCGCGCACGATGGCCGATTCGGTCGATGCCGACCATGCCGCCGCCGCCGCGCGCTTTCGCCAGCTCTGGTCGCTCTATGAGGAGAATCGCGACCTGATGCTGATGGGCGCCTATGTCGCGGGCGCCGACCCCATACTCGACGAAGCGATCGCGCGCCGCGCCGACCAGCTCGCCTTTGTTTCGCAACCTGCCAGGGCGCAGGTCGATTTCGACACCTCCCGCCAAACGCTGATCGAAGGATATTCCGCATGA
- the fliF gene encoding flagellar basal-body MS-ring/collar protein FliF — protein MADAQTLTPVDTSGANRLPAPVLGGRLAPLTQFVRQPAVQRALPAIAMTAAIGIAALAYFTMQTAPQAQLFAGLDDADKAAVAEALQAQGIGHSIDGTTGALTVDADKLHQARIALAGQGLPKAAPSGDSLIAALPMGSSRAIEGEALRSAREADLSRTIETIDAVKSARVHIAAAEPSLFVRDDKPATASVMLTLQNGRALGDGQVQAIRFLVASSVPGMNADQVSVIDQRGALLSDTASGSDMKAFQLQLQVEDRFRRALDTLLGPMLGAGNYTVEVHADVDMSESQATRESFPENDRALTSEQITRSVSGTANAPAVGIPGALANQPPQATTITAEGPQPAPANAPLPGTESNENAARAYEVGREISVTHSPQGKLRRVSVAVALNQGKKALTQADLAKIDALVKGAIGYDAARGDMVAINQRPFAPVEDTAPAFYDQGWFLPLVKQVGAILAALLAFLFIGRPMIRAARQRAAARLEQNQALEETLLAATDRPALASGANSREITLEMIEAAPSYEARANLVRAFVRQDSARAALVVRHLMQEGARA, from the coding sequence ATGGCCGACGCGCAAACCCTGACCCCCGTCGATACCAGCGGCGCGAACCGCTTGCCCGCCCCCGTCCTCGGCGGCCGCCTCGCGCCGCTCACCCAGTTCGTCCGCCAGCCCGCGGTGCAGCGCGCGCTGCCGGCGATCGCGATGACGGCGGCGATCGGCATCGCCGCGCTCGCTTATTTCACGATGCAGACGGCGCCACAGGCGCAACTCTTCGCCGGGCTCGACGACGCCGACAAGGCGGCGGTCGCCGAGGCTTTGCAGGCGCAGGGCATCGGCCACAGCATCGATGGCACGACCGGCGCGCTCACCGTCGATGCCGACAAGCTGCATCAGGCGCGCATCGCGCTCGCCGGACAGGGCCTGCCCAAGGCGGCGCCGAGCGGCGACAGCCTGATCGCCGCGCTGCCCATGGGGTCGAGCCGCGCGATCGAGGGCGAAGCATTGCGTTCGGCGCGCGAAGCCGACCTGTCGCGCACGATCGAAACGATCGACGCGGTCAAGAGCGCACGCGTCCATATCGCCGCGGCCGAACCCAGCCTGTTCGTGCGCGACGACAAGCCCGCGACCGCATCGGTGATGCTGACGCTGCAGAACGGTCGCGCGCTCGGCGACGGACAGGTGCAGGCGATCCGTTTCCTCGTGGCCTCGTCGGTGCCCGGCATGAACGCCGATCAGGTGTCGGTGATCGACCAGCGCGGCGCGCTGCTGTCCGACACCGCGAGCGGCAGCGACATGAAGGCGTTCCAGTTGCAGTTGCAGGTCGAGGACCGTTTCCGCCGCGCGCTCGACACGCTGCTCGGCCCGATGCTCGGCGCGGGCAATTATACGGTCGAGGTTCATGCCGACGTCGATATGTCCGAAAGCCAGGCGACGCGCGAAAGCTTCCCCGAAAACGACCGCGCGCTGACCAGCGAACAGATCACCCGTTCGGTCAGCGGCACGGCCAACGCTCCGGCGGTCGGAATCCCCGGCGCGCTCGCCAACCAGCCCCCGCAGGCGACGACCATCACCGCCGAGGGGCCGCAGCCCGCACCGGCCAATGCGCCCCTCCCCGGCACCGAAAGCAACGAGAATGCCGCGCGCGCTTACGAGGTCGGGCGCGAGATTTCGGTGACGCACTCACCGCAGGGCAAGCTGCGCCGCGTTTCGGTCGCGGTCGCGCTCAATCAGGGCAAGAAGGCGCTGACGCAGGCCGACCTCGCCAAGATCGACGCGCTCGTCAAAGGCGCGATCGGTTACGACGCCGCGCGCGGCGATATGGTCGCGATCAACCAGCGTCCCTTCGCGCCGGTCGAGGATACGGCCCCCGCCTTCTACGATCAGGGCTGGTTCCTGCCGCTGGTCAAACAGGTCGGCGCGATCCTGGCGGCGCTGCTTGCCTTCCTGTTCATCGGCCGCCCGATGATCCGCGCCGCCAGGCAGCGCGCCGCCGCGCGCCTCGAACAGAATCAGGCGCTGGAGGAAACGCTGCTCGCCGCAACCGATCGCCCCGCGCTCGCCAGCGGCGCGAACAGCCGCGAAATCACGCTCGAAATGATCGAGGCGGCCCCAAGCTATGAAGCGCGCGCCAATCTCGTGCGCGCCTTTGTCCGCCAGGATTCGGCACGCGCCGCGCTCGTCGTGCGCCACCTGATGCAGGAGGGCGCCCGTGCCTGA
- the fliP gene encoding flagellar type III secretion system pore protein FliP (The bacterial flagellar biogenesis protein FliP forms a type III secretion system (T3SS)-type pore required for flagellar assembly.), whose product MSIDGRFWLRAAALTGGAGLLCAATPAFAQAADGLSRAVNEIGGDGRPLSLSLQILVLMSLLTVLPSLLLMMTSFTRIIIVLSILRHALGLQQTPPNQVLVGLSLFLSLFVMQPVISEVNRVAIEPYGQEQIDIGEAVSRSGDALHGFMMKQTRKTDLMMFAKIARAPAYASPKDVPFSILLPAFVTSELKTAFQIGFLIFLPFLVIDLIVASALMSLGMMMLSPTIISMPFKLLLFVLVDGWALTMGSLAASFGT is encoded by the coding sequence ATGTCGATTGACGGCCGCTTCTGGCTGCGCGCCGCGGCGCTGACTGGCGGGGCAGGGCTGCTTTGCGCCGCGACGCCGGCGTTCGCGCAGGCCGCCGACGGGCTCAGCCGCGCGGTGAACGAGATCGGCGGCGACGGACGGCCGCTGAGCCTGTCGCTCCAGATCCTCGTCCTGATGAGCCTCTTGACGGTGCTGCCGTCGCTGCTGCTCATGATGACCAGCTTCACGCGCATCATCATCGTGCTGTCGATCCTGCGCCACGCGCTCGGGCTGCAACAGACGCCGCCCAACCAGGTGCTCGTGGGTCTCAGCCTCTTTCTCTCGCTCTTCGTGATGCAGCCCGTCATCAGCGAAGTGAACCGCGTCGCGATCGAACCTTATGGCCAGGAACAGATCGACATCGGCGAGGCGGTGTCGCGTTCGGGCGACGCGCTCCACGGCTTCATGATGAAACAGACGCGCAAGACCGACCTGATGATGTTCGCGAAGATCGCCAGGGCGCCGGCCTATGCCAGCCCCAAGGACGTGCCCTTTTCGATCCTGCTTCCCGCCTTTGTCACCAGCGAGCTCAAGACCGCCTTCCAGATCGGCTTCCTCATCTTCCTGCCCTTTCTCGTCATCGACCTGATCGTCGCCTCGGCGCTGATGTCCTTGGGTATGATGATGCTGTCGCCGACGATCATCTCGATGCCCTTCAAGCTGCTGCTTTTCGTTCTCGTCGACGGCTGGGCGCTGACGATGGGTTCGCTCGCCGCCTCCTTCGGAACATAG
- a CDS encoding flagellar hook-length control protein FliK has translation MMNAPALPAASGAMPAGFAAFLANIGQVAHDGDAAGFGQLLAAAPVPLLPTATGAPAAAAAPPATVIKTDAVPVADTGPDAAELPVAPTSDTAAVTLETSPAKSTPDAGDAAALAATLLVALSGARTGPAHGANKPTDTDTAPDVEHPGGAPAAPAIENWATIVAAVLPDTARAGEPKPAKPETAKPHAAASGINTPGAAPDKAATDMRGLLPGILAAASPPTRDTVMSALPLASDPPVARVAEAAPAMTVLFTQAAALTAAAPLDAAAPATIAERVLDMESDGAWIDQLARDIAATKSDSGDISFRLMPRHLGRLDVAMRMEGEGMSLKMDTQHEATATIVTAAQGRLVDELRQQGVRVVGAEVTHTPGETGRQSQGQNQGRAATPDTAHLIETATERAEQHDEERAANRRGRFA, from the coding sequence ATGATGAACGCCCCCGCCCTTCCCGCGGCGTCCGGCGCGATGCCCGCAGGCTTTGCCGCCTTCCTCGCCAATATCGGGCAGGTTGCGCACGATGGCGACGCCGCCGGGTTCGGCCAGCTGCTTGCCGCAGCGCCGGTTCCGCTGCTCCCCACGGCAACGGGCGCGCCCGCCGCAGCGGCCGCCCCGCCCGCAACGGTGATCAAGACCGACGCGGTGCCGGTTGCCGACACCGGCCCCGACGCCGCCGAGCTGCCCGTCGCACCGACGTCGGACACAGCCGCGGTTACGCTCGAAACATCGCCCGCCAAGTCCACCCCCGACGCAGGCGATGCAGCCGCGCTCGCCGCGACCCTGCTCGTCGCGCTCAGTGGCGCGCGTACCGGCCCCGCGCATGGCGCGAACAAGCCGACGGACACCGACACAGCGCCCGATGTCGAGCACCCCGGCGGGGCGCCCGCGGCACCTGCCATCGAAAACTGGGCGACGATCGTTGCCGCGGTCCTTCCCGACACCGCGCGCGCCGGCGAACCCAAGCCCGCGAAGCCCGAAACCGCCAAGCCGCACGCCGCCGCATCCGGTATCAACACGCCGGGCGCCGCTCCGGACAAAGCCGCTACCGATATGCGGGGACTGCTGCCCGGCATCCTCGCTGCCGCATCGCCGCCGACCCGCGACACGGTCATGTCCGCCCTTCCGCTTGCCTCCGACCCGCCCGTCGCCCGCGTGGCCGAGGCCGCCCCCGCGATGACGGTGTTGTTCACTCAGGCAGCAGCCCTCACCGCCGCCGCGCCGCTCGACGCCGCCGCCCCCGCGACGATCGCCGAGCGCGTGCTCGACATGGAGAGCGACGGCGCGTGGATCGATCAGCTGGCGCGCGACATCGCCGCGACCAAATCGGACAGCGGCGACATCAGCTTTCGCCTGATGCCGCGCCACCTCGGCCGCCTCGACGTCGCGATGCGGATGGAGGGCGAGGGCATGTCGCTGAAGATGGATACCCAGCACGAAGCGACCGCGACGATCGTCACCGCCGCGCAGGGCCGCCTCGTCGACGAACTGCGCCAGCAGGGCGTGCGCGTCGTGGGCGCCGAAGTCACGCATACGCCGGGCGAGACCGGGCGCCAGTCGCAGGGCCAGAACCAGGGCCGCGCCGCCACACCCGACACCGCCCACCTCATCGAAACCGCCACCGAGCGCGCCGAGCAGCATGACGAGGAGCGCGCGGCGAACCGCCGCGGCCGCTTCGCCTGA